Proteins encoded by one window of Cannabis sativa cultivar Pink pepper isolate KNU-18-1 chromosome 4, ASM2916894v1, whole genome shotgun sequence:
- the LOC115713748 gene encoding patatin-like protein 1 isoform X1 encodes MAGITSTKFKNNLPPKYGNIITILSIDGGGIRGIIPGVILSKLESHLQEVDDNKDARVGDYFDVIAGTSTGGLITGMLTAPDPNNRPLFAAKDVVPFYLQHSSKIFPQTRGIFADTINTVKALGGPKYDGKYLHNLISKNLSGVKLHQTLTNVVIPTFDINKLQPVIFSSYQIETSRVLDASLSDICIGTSAAPTFLPAHFFTNKDDESGITQEFNLIDGGIAANNPALVAMSEVTRQIIRKNPEFSTEKPVDYNRFLVISIGTGSKRNEQKYTAKMASKWGIISWIFNNGSTPIIDCYSEASADMVHYHNSVVFQAFQSQHSYLRIDDDTLKGDVASVDVATEENLNKLVEVGQNLLNKPASRLNVDTGLYEPIPNAGTNDQALKRYINYLYIIMYPNFITLPHIIYIHSYFYFY; translated from the exons atGGCAGGCATCACcagtacaaaatttaaaaataatttacctCCAAAATATGGAAATATCATAACAATTCTGAGCATAGATGGAGGAGGCATTAGAGGAATCATCCCTGGAGTTATTCTTTCTAAACTTGAATCTCATCTCCAG gagGTGGATGATAATAAAGATGCAAGAGTAGGTGATTACTTCGATGTAATAGCGGGAACTAGCACAGGTGGGCTTATTACAGGAATGTTAACAGCACCAGACCCCAACAATAGGCCTTTGTTTGCTGCCAAAGATGTTGTTCCATTTTACCTTCAACACAGTTCTAAAATCTTCCCTCAAACTCG GGGAATATTTGCCGATACTATAAACACGGTGAAAGCATTAGGAGGACCAAAGTACGATGGAAAGTACCTTCACAACCTCATATCGAAGAATTTAAGTGGAGTGAAGTTGCATCAAACCTTGACCAATGTAGTTATTCCTACTTTTGACATCAACAAACTCCAACCtgttattttttcttcttacCAG ataGAAACATCAAGAGTGTTGGATGCTTCACTTTCGGACATTTGTATAGGTACTTCAGCTGCCCCAACCTTCTTACCTGCTCACTTTTTTACAAACAAAGATGATGAGTCTGGAATTACTCAAGAATTTAACCTCATAGATGGGGGCATAGCCGCTAATAATccg gCTTTGGTGGCAATGAGTGAAGTGACTAGACAAATAATAAGGAAAAATCCAGAGTTTAGTACGGAGAAGCCTGTGGATTACAACCGTTTTCTAGTGATTTCAATAGGAACGGGTTCAAAAAGGAATGAACAAAAATACACTGCTAAAATGGCTTCTAAATGGGGCATAATATCATGGATATTTAACAATGGATCAACTCCTATAATAGATTGTTATAGTGAAGCCAGTGCTGATATGGTTCACTACCATAATTCTGTGGTTTTTCAAGCTTTTCAATCTCAACATAGCTACCTACGTATTGAT gaTGACACACTAAAAGGGGATGTAGCTTCGGTTGATGTAGCTACAGAAGAGAATTTGAATAAGTTGGTGGAAGTGGGTCAAAATTTGCTGAATAAACCAGCTTCACGCCTCAACGTGGATACTGGTCTCTATGAGCCTATTCCAAATGCTGGTACCAATGACCAAGCCCTCAAAAGGTATATTAAttacttatatataataatgtatcCTAATTTCATCACTCTacctcatattatatatatacatagttatttctatttttattga
- the LOC133037373 gene encoding uncharacterized protein LOC133037373: MINCCLFIGLGCNIIFFFQSSKVPRLLLPVSEHYTGRVTWRGGSYYYPKVKAKFVQMQLLERVKEESPFNNFFEREPLAFSGALIHQLFMHKIKSDKDDEVHFYIAKKRCRFGRTEFALVTGLNLLRGPTEAEVSERATSDRLIVEYFNGDPSISIGRLRSVFESCTEKDDCYKLGLVLFVMGVLTGKEEKNLVPPFIIRMVEDLPFFYNYPWGKISFNLLKDTWSKDFVQKKKHMDEKIVKGTTQKESKYSAYGYAVALQYWAYESILELAEKFAIRRSHRFPRMVNWESKDAPLGKEEVIRLFAKKLTVYSVLCPRSNEAEFLSHVTGGEAPLFVDMEELVIGDDGQPTQDSLRSQASKLALTLEQRAEEAGIFRDDTPPHSPPSGARSVPPSASMPDSASMPQSASIPSTSQPQVPISSAILARLERVEKEQLALKQGQTDILKGQNEIMGYLKTLLALMGDQRRPSAEAEPQPDAVSPGDEFILPNDYRPNDEEDVLRTPQNMSVTSIGDTQDSEVQVLETVPTPVEKRTKKRPRWFDEYTEMKKKMKPSTTNVNVDPLRPVDEKLLHSFRNWLVGTIGNKYPRDVFTGLCGVAWFSTLNTDKLWLSDDHLDAAFHMMRRRQHFFPELYPRKCTVMPSWFTSSLRGRWDAWKSNTDHDGFVWDESILELLRGDPNQFLPSWKGMECIYMSMFLNRPKHWIAMEVNLELWKIFLFDSSLGSLTKDELNSLMDVWCPLLAKLVDQCGVCDTHYMVMVPQMTASESQVRPFDWEMMDNKVVPQTKSSGDCGMYVIEHIEHKLLDLPFDGVHDQHMSLFRQRWAVDLFYQNLA; the protein is encoded by the exons atgattaattgttgtttatttataggtttagggtgtaatataatttttttttttcagtcttCCAAAGTTCCACGACTTTTACTGCCAGTGTCTGAACATTACACTGGTCGTGTTACTTGGCGGGGCGGTAGTTACTATTACCCCAAAGTAAAAGCCAAGTTTGTACAAATGCAGTTGTTGGAAAGGGTGAAGGAGGAATCCCCTTTCAACAATTTTTTTGAGAGAGAGCCATTAGCGTTTTCAGGTGCTCTTATCCATCAGCTCTTCATGCATAAGATAAAATCAGATAAAGATGATGAGGTGCATTTTTATATTGCAAAGAAGAGATGCCGATTCGGCCGAACTGAGTTTGCCTTGGTGACTGGGCTTAATTTGTTACGTGGACCGACTGAGGCTGAGGTTTCGGAGAGGGCGACGTCAGACCGTTTGATAGTAGAATATTTTAATGGGGATCCATCTATCAGCATTGGTCGTCTGCGCAGCGTCTTTGAGAGTTGCACTGAGAAGGATGATTGTTACAAGTTGGGTTTGGTGCTGTTCGTGATGGGTGTTCTGACTGGGAAAGAAGAGAAGAACCTGGTTCCCCCATTTATCATTAGAATGGTTGAGGACCTCCCTTTTTTCTACAATTACCCGTGGGGGAAAATTTCTTTCAACTTGTTGAAAGATACTTGGAGTAAGGACTTTGTACAAAAGAAAAAGCATATGGATGAGAAGATTGTGAAGGGAACGACTCAGAAGGAGTCAAAGTATTCGGCCTATGGATATGCTGTAGCATTGCAGTATTGGGCTTATGAGTCCATCCTCGAGCTTGCTGAGAAATTTGCAATCAGAAGATCGCATCGCTTTCCCCGAATGGTGAACTGGGAGAGTAAGGATGCCCCACTCGGGAAAGAGGAAGTCATCAGATTATTTGCAAAAAAA TTGACAGTGTACTCCGTTTTATGTCCGCGGAGTAATGAGGCCGAGTTTTTGAGCCACGTCACTGGAGGTGAGGCGCCTCTATTTGTGGATATGGAAGAATTGGTTATTGGCGATGATGGCCAGCCTACTCAGGATAGTTTGCGCAGCCAAGCTTCAAAGCTTGCACTCACGCTAGAACAGCGAGCGGAGGAAGCTGGAATCTTCAGAGATGATACACCACCACATTCTCCACCATCAGGGGCCCGTTCTGTTCCACCGTCTGCCTCAATGCCCGATTCTGCATCTATGCCGCAGTCAGCATCTATTCCCAGCACCTCACAGCCTCAGGTGCCAATATCTTCTGCCATATTGGCAAGATTGGAGCGTGTTGAAAAGGAACAGCTTGCTTTGAAGCAAGGCCAGACTGATATTTTGAAAGGGCAGAATGAGATAATGGGTTACTTGAAGACCCTATTGGCTCTTATGGGAGATCAGAGAAGGCCCAGCGCAGAGGCAGAGCCACAGCCAGACGCCGTGTCTCCAGGAGATGAGTTCATTCTTCCGAATGATTACAGACCTAATGATGAGGAAGATGTACTCCGGACACCTCAGAACATGTCGGTCACGTCCATTGGAGATACCCAAGATTCAGAGGTTCAGGTTTTAGAGACCGTTCCAACACCGGTGGAGAAGAGAACGAAGAAAAGGCCAAGGTGGTTTGACGAGTACaccgaaatgaagaagaagatgaagccaTCAACAACCAATGTGAATGTTGACCCACTTCGGCCCGTTGATGAGAAGCTACTACATAGTTTTCGAAATTGGTTAGTGGGAACCATCGGAAACAAGTATCCGAGGGACGTCTTCACCGGTCTGTGTGGCGTGGCTTGGTTCTCGACCCTAAATACAGACAAACTATGGCTTTCTGATGAC CATTTGGATGCTGCTTTCCATATGATGAGGAGGAGGCAACACTTCTTCCCGGAGTTGTACCCACGTAAGTGTACTGTGATGCCATCTTGGTTTACCTCATCGTTGAGGGGTCGGTGGGATGCTTGGAAGAGCAATACTGACCATGATGGTTTTGTTTGGGATGAGTCCATCTTGGAACTCCTTCGTGGGGATCCAAACCAATTTTTGCCTTCTTGGAAGGGTATGGAGTGCATATACATGTCCATGTTCTTGAACAGACCGAAACATTGGATCGCTATGGAGGTCAATCTTGAGTTGTGGAAGATATTCCTCTTCGATTCGAGTCTTGGATCTCTAACGAAAGACGAACTGAATTCGCTTATGGATGTGTGGTGCCCTTTACTAGCCAAATTGGTGGACCAGTGTGGTGTATGTGACACTCATTACATGGTGATGGTCCCTCAAATGACAGCCTCCGAAAGTCAGGTCAGACCCTTCGACTGGGAAATGATGGACAATAAAGTTGTACCTCAGACAAAATCGAG CGGCGATTGTGGAATGTACGTCATAGAGCATATTGAGCATAAGTTATTGGATCTACCATTCGATGGAGTACATGATCAGCATATGTCGCTCTTTCGCCAGAGATGGGCAGTAGATTTATTCTACCAGAACTTGGCATGA
- the LOC115713748 gene encoding patatin-like protein 3 isoform X2, whose amino-acid sequence MAGITSTKFKNNLPPKYGNIITILSIDGGGIRGIIPGVILSKLESHLQEVDDNKDARVGDYFDVIAGTSTGGLITGMLTAPDPNNRPLFAAKDVVPFYLQHSSKIFPQTRGIFADTINTVKALGGPKYDGKYLHNLISKNLSGVKLHQTLTNVVIPTFDINKLQPVIFSSYQIETSRVLDASLSDICIGTSAAPTFLPAHFFTNKDDESGITQEFNLIDGGIAANNPALVAMSEVTRQIIRKNPEFSTEKPVDYNRFLVISIGTGSKRNEQKYTAKMASKWGIISWIFNNGSTPIIDCYSEASADMVHYHNSVVFQAFQSQHSYLRIDDDTLKGDVASVDVATEENLNKLVEVGQNLLNKPASRLNVDTGLYEPIPNAGTNDQALKRFAELLSEEKKRRESNAAAEQK is encoded by the exons atGGCAGGCATCACcagtacaaaatttaaaaataatttacctCCAAAATATGGAAATATCATAACAATTCTGAGCATAGATGGAGGAGGCATTAGAGGAATCATCCCTGGAGTTATTCTTTCTAAACTTGAATCTCATCTCCAG gagGTGGATGATAATAAAGATGCAAGAGTAGGTGATTACTTCGATGTAATAGCGGGAACTAGCACAGGTGGGCTTATTACAGGAATGTTAACAGCACCAGACCCCAACAATAGGCCTTTGTTTGCTGCCAAAGATGTTGTTCCATTTTACCTTCAACACAGTTCTAAAATCTTCCCTCAAACTCG GGGAATATTTGCCGATACTATAAACACGGTGAAAGCATTAGGAGGACCAAAGTACGATGGAAAGTACCTTCACAACCTCATATCGAAGAATTTAAGTGGAGTGAAGTTGCATCAAACCTTGACCAATGTAGTTATTCCTACTTTTGACATCAACAAACTCCAACCtgttattttttcttcttacCAG ataGAAACATCAAGAGTGTTGGATGCTTCACTTTCGGACATTTGTATAGGTACTTCAGCTGCCCCAACCTTCTTACCTGCTCACTTTTTTACAAACAAAGATGATGAGTCTGGAATTACTCAAGAATTTAACCTCATAGATGGGGGCATAGCCGCTAATAATccg gCTTTGGTGGCAATGAGTGAAGTGACTAGACAAATAATAAGGAAAAATCCAGAGTTTAGTACGGAGAAGCCTGTGGATTACAACCGTTTTCTAGTGATTTCAATAGGAACGGGTTCAAAAAGGAATGAACAAAAATACACTGCTAAAATGGCTTCTAAATGGGGCATAATATCATGGATATTTAACAATGGATCAACTCCTATAATAGATTGTTATAGTGAAGCCAGTGCTGATATGGTTCACTACCATAATTCTGTGGTTTTTCAAGCTTTTCAATCTCAACATAGCTACCTACGTATTGAT gaTGACACACTAAAAGGGGATGTAGCTTCGGTTGATGTAGCTACAGAAGAGAATTTGAATAAGTTGGTGGAAGTGGGTCAAAATTTGCTGAATAAACCAGCTTCACGCCTCAACGTGGATACTGGTCTCTATGAGCCTATTCCAAATGCTGGTACCAATGACCAAGCCCTCAAAAG GTTTGCGGAGTTACTTTCCGAAGAAAAGAAACGTCGGGAGTCTAATGCCGCCGCCGAgcagaaataa